One Drechmeria coniospora strain ARSEF 6962 chromosome 01, whole genome shotgun sequence genomic region harbors:
- a CDS encoding dynein light intermediate chain yields the protein MAAGNPRLSTPGTRSGDMDGGGEQQNLWTSMLESASSGKKLPEKSLLVLGGSPELQRDFVESLSATESRRGLDWQTTPPVANSFALGYTYYDVLDADQDDTLARVSLYLLSRPSAEFASLVSPLLTAESVRHMALVILLDWSQPHQWLRQIWTWIQMLEEVVSHVGAEVRGEMEGVMAAWKERGRGGSATNLDGTPSATGSSPDGDGLLPLGPGEWSEPMGLPLRQAQKMEFLEKNQGWKEPDFDTVLQYLRTVLLRHGASLIYTSQNTPSQLPLLIHSTLGVTSLLKRQPLKHNVIDRDKIVVAPNWDSWSKIRILGGTFDAELVSAGWEEDIQLPRGSEPPTAEDHEGAEEGQQPASSRAPSSIVQYESWCRDPNSGGLAVVESAMGDGAAVAVDSESPQVFLERQLKILEAFKAKMPDSGNAAPSAATTRLDFPQEKSVNDHIGPVQFNMGGIQVDADDMLQRLKDRNAHIGSPEAGDLEDEDPASNMAKDYDNEQLQSFFSGLMNRTTASTDGPR from the exons ATGGCGGCCGGAAACCCGCGGCTGTCGACGCCCGGGACGCGATCCGGCGACATGGATGGCGGGGGCGAGCAGCAGAACCTGTGGACGTCGATGCTGgagtcggcctcgagcggcaaGAAGCTTCCCGAGAAGAGTCTCCTGGTCCTCG GTGGCTCGCCCGAACTGCAGCGAGACTTTGTCGAGTCCTTGTCGGCGACCGAATCCCGACGCGGCCTGGACTGGcagacgacgccgcccgTCGCCAACAGCTTTGCTCTGGGCTACACGTATtacgacgtcctcgacgccgaccaagACG ACACCCTGGCCCGAGTCTCGCTCTACCTCCTCTCGCGGCCCTCGGCCGAATTCGCCTCCCTCGTATCTCCTCTCCTCACGGCCGAAAGCGTGCGTCACATGGCGCTCGTCATACTCCTCGACTGGTCGCAACCACACCAGTGGCTTCGGCAAATATGGACCTGGATCCAGATGCTCGAGGAAGTGGTCAgccacgtcggcgccgaagtCCGCGGTGAGATGGAgggcgtcatggccgcctgGAAGGAGAGAGGCCGGGGAGGGTCGGCCACCAACCTCGACGGAACCCCCTCAGCCACGGGCTCGAGCCCTGACGGGGATGGCCTCTTGCCGCTTGGGCCCGGCGAGTGGTCGGAGCCGATGGGCCTGCCCCT ACGGCAGGCCCAGAAGATGGAGTTTTTGGAAAAGAACCAGGGGTGGAAGGAGCCCGATTTCGACACGGTTCTGCAGTATCTCCGGACCGTCCTGCTTCGAC ACGGCGCTTCCCTCATCTACACGTCGCAAAACACTCCCTCCCAGCTCCCCCTCCTCATCCACTCGACCCTCGGCGTGACCTCTCTGCTGAAGCGACAGCCGCTCAAGCACAACGTCATCGATCGCGACAAGATCGTCGTGGCCCCCAACTGGGACTCTTGGAGCAAGATTCGCATTCTGGGCGGCACCTttgacgccgagctcgtctcggccgggTGGGAGGAGGACATACAGCTGCCGCGCGGCTCCGAACCTCCCACCGCCGAGGACCACGAGGGTGCCGAGGAGGGTCAGcagccggcttcgtcgcgcGCGCCCAGCTCCATCGTGCAGTACGAATCGTGGTGTCGCGACCCCAACAGCGGCggcctggccgtcgtcgagagtGCCAtgggcgacggtgccgccgttgcGGTCGACAGCGAGAGCCCCCAGGTCTTTCTGGAACGTCAGCTCAAGATTCTCGAAGCCTTCAAGGCCAAGATGCCCGACAGCGGAAatgcggcgccgtcggctgcgACCACAAGGTTGGATTTCCCTCAGGAGAAGAGCGTCAACGACCACATCGGTCCCGTGCAGTTCAACATGGGCGGCATAcaggtcgatgccgacgacatgcTGCAGCGTCTCAAG GACCGCAACGCGCACATCGGCTCGCCCGAGGCTGGCGACTTGGAGGATGAGGATCCCGCCAGCAACATGGCCAAGGACTACGACAACGAGCAGCTGCAGAGCTTCTTTAGCGGTTTGATGAACAGGACGACCGCATCGACAGATGGCCCGCGCTAG